One window of the Natronomonas marina genome contains the following:
- the sod gene encoding superoxide dismutase: MSEHSNPELPPLPYDYDALEPSISEQVVTWHHDTHHQGYVNGLESAEETLAENREAGDFGDSAAAIRNVTHNGSGHYLHTLFWENMSPNGGGEPSGALADAIEEDFGSYEGWKGEFEAAAGAAGGWALLVYDPVSDQLRNLVVDKHDQGALWGSHPILALDVWEHSYYYDYGPDRGSFIDNFFDVVDWDNVAEQYEKATSQ; encoded by the coding sequence CGAACATTCCAACCCCGAGCTTCCGCCGCTCCCGTACGACTACGACGCCCTCGAACCGTCCATCTCCGAGCAGGTCGTGACGTGGCATCACGACACCCACCACCAGGGGTACGTCAACGGCCTGGAGAGCGCCGAGGAGACGCTCGCGGAGAACCGCGAGGCGGGCGATTTCGGTGACTCGGCGGCCGCCATCCGCAACGTGACCCACAACGGGTCGGGTCACTACCTGCACACGCTGTTCTGGGAGAACATGTCCCCGAACGGCGGTGGCGAACCCTCGGGTGCCCTCGCCGACGCCATCGAGGAGGACTTCGGCTCCTATGAGGGCTGGAAGGGCGAGTTCGAGGCCGCCGCGGGCGCCGCCGGCGGCTGGGCGCTTCTGGTCTACGACCCCGTCTCCGACCAGTTGCGCAACCTCGTCGTCGACAAGCACGACCAGGGCGCGCTGTGGGGCAGCCACCCCATCCTCGCGCTCGACGTCTGGGAGCACTCCTACTACTACGACTACGGTCCGGACCGCGGCAGCTTCATCGACAACTTCTTCGACGTCGTCGACTGGGACAACGTCGCAGAGCAGTACGAGAAGGCGACGAGCCAGTAG
- a CDS encoding DUF5827 family protein, producing MPRPREEFEDLRSFEFRDPEEVLEDDYLYTVYEIARLLQGVDPDREMDAETEAILLDWAIPWMLDNSEAFVFAEPDAEDEPGYYGLQ from the coding sequence ATGCCACGACCGCGCGAGGAGTTCGAGGACCTCCGGTCCTTCGAGTTCCGCGACCCCGAGGAGGTTCTCGAGGACGACTACCTCTACACCGTCTACGAGATCGCACGACTGCTGCAGGGCGTCGACCCCGACCGGGAGATGGACGCCGAGACGGAGGCCATCCTGCTGGACTGGGCCATCCCCTGGATGCTGGACAACAGCGAGGCGTTCGTCTTCGCCGAACCGGACGCCGAGGACGAACCGGGCTACTACGGACTGCAATGA
- a CDS encoding ATPase, producing the protein MKLLVAGSSEVDAGKTTFTAGLVERTGVRGFKPRAGNGFWYDHDDYRRAVETGRLYGKDAKKLAAASPGEVRPEAINPVHRLWMPVPGGGKGLLGREERAFLVDRITPPAGEDRYVVNGTVNVPEEAERGLPLDEATVVEALPELNDLMARSHGPALDALGERIESREAAIVESYSDIARPLSAFVPDAVAVVEPRRCRVYDGERYAKACDVASGSAHEGRLEERVGHVTDLLDPAASVTLPALAGEERADLGAVASAYGEAYEALLSTV; encoded by the coding sequence ATGAAACTGCTCGTCGCGGGCAGCAGCGAGGTCGACGCCGGCAAGACGACCTTCACCGCGGGTCTCGTCGAGCGGACCGGCGTCCGGGGGTTCAAACCCCGCGCCGGCAACGGCTTCTGGTACGACCACGACGACTACCGCCGGGCCGTCGAGACGGGTCGGCTCTACGGCAAGGACGCCAAGAAACTGGCGGCCGCCTCGCCGGGCGAGGTCCGACCCGAGGCCATCAACCCGGTCCATCGCCTGTGGATGCCGGTCCCCGGCGGCGGCAAGGGTCTGCTGGGCCGCGAGGAACGGGCCTTCCTCGTCGACCGGATCACGCCTCCCGCGGGCGAGGACCGCTACGTCGTCAACGGGACCGTAAACGTGCCCGAGGAGGCCGAACGCGGATTGCCGCTCGACGAAGCGACGGTCGTCGAGGCACTCCCCGAACTGAACGACCTGATGGCGCGGTCGCACGGACCCGCCCTCGACGCCCTCGGCGAGCGCATCGAGAGCCGGGAAGCCGCAATCGTGGAGTCGTACTCGGACATCGCCCGGCCGCTGTCGGCGTTCGTCCCCGACGCGGTCGCGGTGGTCGAACCCCGTCGCTGTCGGGTCTACGACGGCGAACGGTACGCGAAGGCCTGCGACGTCGCAAGCGGCAGTGCCCACGAGGGACGCCTCGAAGAACGGGTCGGCCACGTCACGGACCTGCTTGACCCTGCGGCGTCGGTGACGCTGCCGGCCCTCGCCGGCGAGGAGCGGGCGGACCTCGGTGCGGTCGCGTCGGCCTACGGCGAGGCCTACGAGGCGCTGCTCTCGACGGTCTGA
- a CDS encoding MBL fold metallo-hydrolase — translation MTTVRNIAAGVRSMTSNAFLVDGERAVLVDAGSDFDAVARIEDATGSIDALVLTHTHPDHVGNVESVVEAFGVDIWGYDPDHPLVDHAIEDGETVRLGDHDFEALHTPGHKDDHLCFHSAEAGILFAGDLVFANGGFGRTDLPEGNRETLVDSIEYLLATLDETLSAMYVGHGPAVDSNPLYHVELAAQAAKMG, via the coding sequence ATGACCACCGTTCGGAACATCGCGGCGGGCGTCCGGTCGATGACGAGCAACGCCTTCCTCGTCGACGGCGAGCGGGCCGTCCTCGTCGACGCCGGGTCCGACTTCGACGCGGTCGCCCGCATCGAGGACGCCACGGGAAGCATCGACGCCCTCGTCCTGACGCACACCCACCCCGACCACGTCGGCAACGTCGAGTCGGTCGTCGAGGCCTTCGGGGTCGACATCTGGGGGTACGACCCCGACCACCCGCTCGTCGACCACGCCATCGAGGACGGCGAGACCGTCCGGTTGGGCGACCACGACTTCGAGGCGCTGCACACGCCGGGCCACAAGGACGACCACCTCTGTTTTCACTCGGCCGAGGCGGGCATCCTGTTCGCCGGCGACCTCGTGTTCGCCAACGGGGGGTTCGGCCGGACCGACCTGCCGGAGGGCAACCGCGAGACGCTCGTCGACAGCATCGAGTACCTGCTGGCCACGCTCGACGAAACGCTGTCGGCGATGTACGTCGGCCACGGGCCGGCCGTCGACTCGAACCCGTTGTATCACGTCGAACTCGCGGCCCAGGCGGCGAAGATGGGATAG
- the hisF gene encoding imidazole glycerol phosphate synthase subunit HisF, with translation MTLTKRIIPCIDVDVDEEGNAAVYTGVNFEDLEYTGDPVELAEKYNESGADEFVFLDITASAEGRETMLDTVSAVADECFIPLTVGGGIRTTDDIKETLRAGADKVSITTGALERPALIEEGAEAFGSQCIVISVDARRRFDEAGEQYFDVGGESAWFECTKKGGREGTGVDVLEWVNEAENRGAGELFVNSIDRDGTKEGYDIPLLRAVCENTSTPVIASSGCGGPEHVYEVFEEAGADAALAASIFHFGEYTIAEVKEYLDERGVPVRL, from the coding sequence ATGACCCTCACCAAGCGCATCATCCCCTGCATCGACGTCGACGTCGACGAGGAGGGGAACGCGGCGGTCTACACCGGCGTCAACTTCGAGGACCTGGAGTACACCGGCGACCCGGTCGAACTCGCCGAGAAGTACAACGAATCGGGCGCCGACGAGTTCGTCTTCCTCGACATCACCGCCTCGGCGGAGGGTCGAGAGACGATGCTGGACACCGTCTCGGCGGTGGCTGACGAGTGTTTCATCCCGCTGACGGTCGGGGGCGGCATCCGGACGACCGACGACATCAAGGAGACGCTGCGGGCGGGCGCCGACAAGGTCTCGATCACGACCGGCGCCCTGGAGCGGCCCGCCCTCATAGAGGAGGGCGCCGAGGCGTTCGGCAGCCAGTGTATCGTCATCAGCGTCGACGCCCGGCGGCGCTTCGACGAGGCCGGCGAACAGTACTTCGACGTCGGCGGCGAGAGCGCGTGGTTCGAGTGCACGAAGAAGGGCGGCCGCGAGGGGACCGGCGTCGACGTCCTCGAATGGGTCAACGAGGCCGAGAACCGCGGCGCGGGCGAACTGTTCGTCAACTCCATCGACCGTGACGGGACCAAGGAGGGCTACGACATTCCGCTCCTGCGGGCGGTCTGTGAGAACACCTCGACGCCGGTCATCGCCTCCTCGGGCTGTGGCGGCCCGGAGCACGTTTACGAGGTGTTCGAGGAGGCCGGCGCCGACGCGGCCCTGGCGGCCTCCATCTTCCACTTCGGCGAGTACACCATCGCCGAGGTCAAGGAGTACCTCGACGAGCGCGGGGTTCCCGTCCGGCTGTAA
- a CDS encoding rhodanese-like domain-containing protein — protein MRRRTFLTATALASSALAGCLGGDGDGPPGPTDTDAPTPTSMDADPDSFERIEVEGQMVPLAPVKVTYNWYARGEARFADARGEGQYQEARITGAVWSPAPDGRPDDPVAEWATDERIVCYCGCPHHLSSLRASTLIENGYEDVYVIDEGFFEWADRGYPITGTEVQGAARVIRGRSAADAGEPVYATHEPSDQREAAFVGADGSYELHLRFADLASDAEISVEAPDYTVVAPLSELTSGLVSPP, from the coding sequence ATGCGCCGCCGTACGTTCCTGACCGCGACCGCCCTCGCCTCGAGCGCCCTCGCCGGCTGTCTCGGCGGCGACGGCGACGGCCCTCCCGGGCCGACCGACACCGACGCGCCTACCCCGACCTCGATGGACGCCGACCCGGATTCCTTCGAGCGCATCGAGGTCGAGGGGCAGATGGTGCCGCTGGCGCCCGTCAAGGTGACGTACAACTGGTACGCCCGCGGCGAGGCTCGCTTCGCCGACGCTCGCGGCGAGGGCCAGTACCAGGAAGCCCGCATTACGGGCGCCGTCTGGAGTCCAGCGCCCGACGGGCGCCCGGACGACCCCGTGGCGGAGTGGGCGACTGACGAGCGCATCGTCTGTTACTGCGGTTGTCCGCACCACCTCTCGTCGCTGCGGGCGTCGACGCTCATCGAGAACGGCTACGAGGACGTCTACGTCATCGACGAGGGGTTCTTCGAGTGGGCCGACCGCGGCTACCCCATCACGGGGACGGAGGTCCAGGGCGCCGCCCGCGTCATCCGCGGACGGAGCGCCGCCGACGCCGGCGAGCCGGTGTACGCGACCCACGAGCCGAGCGACCAGCGGGAGGCCGCCTTCGTCGGCGCCGACGGTAGCTACGAGTTGCACCTCCGCTTTGCGGACCTGGCTTCCGACGCCGAAATCAGCGTCGAGGCGCCCGACTACACCGTCGTCGCGCCGCTGTCGGAGCTGACGAGCGGGCTCGTCTCGCCGCCGTAG
- a CDS encoding DNA-directed RNA polymerase subunit L: MDLRVIENLDTELSIEIQGEDHTFMNVLKGALLEVDGVTAATYDMNPEQSGGQTDPIVTIKTDDSIEPLDALEKAAGGIKTKTDAFRNAFETAA; this comes from the coding sequence ATGGACCTTCGCGTCATCGAGAACCTCGACACGGAACTGTCGATCGAGATACAGGGCGAGGACCACACGTTCATGAACGTGCTGAAGGGGGCGCTGCTGGAGGTCGACGGCGTCACCGCGGCGACCTACGACATGAACCCCGAGCAGTCCGGCGGCCAGACCGACCCCATCGTCACGATCAAGACCGACGACAGCATCGAGCCCCTGGACGCCCTGGAGAAGGCCGCCGGCGGCATCAAAACCAAGACCGACGCCTTCCGGAACGCCTTCGAGACGGCGGCGTAG
- a CDS encoding SDR family NAD(P)-dependent oxidoreductase, translated as MDGDVAFDFEGRTAVVTGGSRGIGRAIALGFAEAGADVVPLARSEPALEDVVAAIRDRGAESRLETLDVTDSEAVTDCFDRIADDLGVDVVVNNAGVNPEAALGDLEGVTDEGLRQVLAVNLEGAFACARAAESALLASDGVLVNVASVGGLVGLPRQHPYVASKHGLVGLTKSLALDWAPEARVNCLAPGYVATDLTEDLHADDDLRRSIEERTPLDRFADPEEVAGPALFLASDLASYATGATLAVDGGWTAR; from the coding sequence ATGGACGGAGACGTGGCCTTCGATTTCGAGGGGCGGACGGCGGTCGTCACCGGCGGGTCCCGTGGCATCGGGCGGGCTATCGCCCTCGGGTTCGCGGAGGCCGGGGCAGACGTGGTGCCGCTGGCGCGCAGCGAGCCGGCCCTCGAAGACGTCGTCGCGGCGATCCGTGACCGCGGCGCGGAGAGTCGCCTCGAGACGCTCGACGTCACCGACAGCGAGGCCGTCACCGACTGCTTCGACCGGATCGCCGACGACCTCGGCGTCGACGTCGTGGTGAACAACGCCGGCGTCAACCCCGAGGCGGCCCTCGGCGACCTGGAGGGGGTGACCGACGAGGGCCTCCGGCAGGTGCTGGCGGTCAACCTCGAGGGCGCCTTCGCCTGTGCGCGGGCCGCGGAGTCCGCGCTGCTGGCGTCCGACGGCGTGCTCGTCAACGTCGCCTCCGTCGGCGGGCTGGTCGGACTGCCGCGCCAGCACCCCTACGTCGCCTCGAAACACGGGCTGGTCGGGCTGACCAAGAGCCTCGCGCTCGACTGGGCGCCCGAGGCCCGCGTCAACTGTCTGGCGCCCGGCTACGTCGCAACGGACCTCACCGAGGACCTCCACGCCGACGACGACCTCCGGCGGTCCATCGAGGAACGCACGCCCCTGGACCGGTTCGCCGACCCCGAGGAGGTAGCCGGGCCCGCCCTCTTCCTCGCCAGCGACCTCGCCAGCTACGCGACGGGTGCGACGCTGGCCGTCGACGGCGGCTGGACCGCGCGGTAG
- a CDS encoding ABC transporter substrate-binding protein — MGTTFAGCLGGGNGNGDGGIPETITIGALGPAESPMGDSILKSAELAVSEINDDGGIAGADVEVSTKDTMDQPGTTREVYQELTTGENVDATVGIFGSESLLSIMENIAQQSTVHLTAGAATPEAPQLVADDYETNKYWFRVGPINSVFLGESQLQFAADRFEAMGWERVAFLAEDYKWTEPITSDIQQRLEEEAGIEVTGVRRIAEGTEDFTPIYDQLESSDIDGAYTALAHIGTNALVQWAQQQRPFGFGGIHVPTQLPSFYQATEGAAISTFSQTTATANSEVTEKTVPYANAYQEAYDSLPVYTGYSAYDAVYMLKEAIEATESVDSDDLVTELEGMSYTGTGGNIEFFGPDGRFPHDVRYGPDYAQGVYFQWQTDGEGNGRQRVLWPDDLEETEYQSPPWA, encoded by the coding sequence GTGGGAACCACGTTCGCGGGCTGTCTCGGCGGCGGGAACGGCAACGGTGACGGTGGAATCCCGGAGACGATCACCATCGGCGCTCTCGGTCCCGCGGAATCGCCGATGGGCGATTCGATCCTCAAGAGCGCCGAACTCGCGGTCAGCGAGATCAACGACGACGGCGGTATCGCCGGTGCCGACGTCGAGGTCTCGACGAAGGACACCATGGACCAGCCGGGGACGACCCGCGAGGTGTACCAGGAGCTGACGACCGGCGAGAACGTCGACGCGACGGTCGGCATCTTCGGCTCCGAGAGCCTGCTGTCGATCATGGAGAACATCGCCCAGCAGAGTACGGTCCACCTGACCGCGGGAGCCGCGACGCCCGAGGCCCCCCAGCTCGTCGCCGACGACTACGAGACCAACAAGTACTGGTTCCGGGTCGGGCCGATCAACTCCGTGTTCCTCGGCGAGTCACAGCTGCAGTTCGCCGCCGACCGCTTCGAGGCGATGGGCTGGGAGCGGGTCGCCTTCCTCGCGGAGGACTACAAGTGGACCGAGCCGATCACGAGCGACATCCAACAGCGTCTCGAAGAGGAGGCCGGCATCGAGGTCACCGGGGTCCGCCGGATCGCGGAGGGGACCGAGGACTTCACGCCGATCTACGACCAGCTCGAATCCAGCGACATCGACGGTGCCTACACCGCGTTGGCACACATCGGGACGAACGCGCTCGTCCAGTGGGCCCAACAGCAGCGACCCTTCGGCTTCGGCGGTATCCACGTCCCGACCCAGCTGCCCTCCTTCTACCAGGCCACCGAAGGGGCAGCCATCTCGACGTTCTCACAGACGACCGCGACGGCCAACTCCGAGGTGACCGAGAAGACGGTGCCGTACGCCAACGCCTACCAGGAGGCCTACGACAGCCTCCCGGTGTACACCGGCTACTCGGCGTACGACGCGGTGTACATGCTCAAGGAGGCCATCGAGGCGACCGAGAGCGTCGACAGCGACGACCTCGTCACCGAACTGGAGGGGATGTCCTACACCGGCACCGGCGGGAACATCGAGTTCTTCGGTCCCGACGGCCGGTTCCCCCACGACGTGCGGTACGGGCCCGACTACGCCCAGGGCGTGTACTTCCAGTGGCAGACCGACGGGGAGGGCAACGGGAGACAGCGGGTTCTCTGGCCCGACGACCTCGAAGAGACCGAGTACCAATCGCCACCCTGGGCCTGA
- a CDS encoding branched-chain amino acid ABC transporter permease → MVSAISVAADVLMLGALYSLIAIGFTLIFGVGGVLNLAHGGIITVGAYSAYAVEAASGSIVAGAIAAAVVSAAFALALYRGLISKIRHNPVTVLILTLVVAIITEQAALVVFGGQELVVRQLLEGTVTVFGESIQRNRILVFVLSWVLIGGLFYFVNRTRTGKAILATSMSDKGAALVGIDSEYVYTYTWVLAGALAGLAGLFLASFQTASPLMGRNPLLLSFAIVVLGGLGSIRGSVIGAYLISFLDQITIRFISERLAGVSALIVLVLVLLIRPKGLFGRELVEE, encoded by the coding sequence ATGGTAAGCGCCATCTCCGTCGCGGCGGACGTCCTCATGCTGGGGGCGCTGTACTCGCTGATAGCCATCGGGTTCACGCTCATCTTCGGGGTCGGAGGCGTGTTGAACCTCGCCCACGGCGGCATCATCACCGTCGGCGCCTACAGCGCGTACGCCGTCGAAGCGGCTTCCGGGAGCATCGTCGCCGGGGCCATCGCGGCCGCAGTCGTCTCTGCAGCCTTCGCACTCGCCCTGTACAGGGGCCTCATCAGCAAGATCCGTCACAACCCCGTCACCGTCCTCATCCTGACGCTCGTCGTCGCCATCATCACCGAGCAGGCGGCACTCGTCGTCTTCGGTGGTCAGGAGCTGGTCGTTCGCCAGCTACTCGAAGGGACCGTGACCGTCTTCGGGGAGAGCATCCAGCGGAACCGTATCCTCGTGTTCGTGCTCTCGTGGGTGCTCATCGGCGGCCTGTTCTACTTCGTCAACCGGACCCGGACCGGGAAGGCCATCCTCGCGACCTCGATGTCGGACAAGGGCGCGGCCCTGGTCGGCATCGACTCCGAGTACGTGTACACCTACACATGGGTTCTGGCTGGCGCGCTCGCCGGCCTCGCGGGGCTGTTTCTCGCGTCCTTCCAGACGGCGAGCCCGCTCATGGGCCGCAACCCGCTGTTGCTGTCGTTCGCCATCGTCGTGTTGGGCGGTCTCGGCAGCATCCGCGGTAGCGTCATCGGCGCGTACCTGATCAGCTTCCTCGATCAGATAACCATCCGGTTCATCAGCGAACGGCTGGCCGGCGTCTCGGCGCTGATCGTGTTGGTTCTCGTGTTGCTCATCAGACCGAAGGGTCTCTTCGGCCGCGAACTGGTGGAGGAGTGA
- a CDS encoding branched-chain amino acid ABC transporter permease, with translation MSGQARSGSKSWADILNPVEMQRHQQVGLLGILALFVLPVVLPAIYAIYLASALFFATFVMSWDFVSGYTGEISFGHGLFFGVGGYASGMLNLHVGIDPWIAAPLGAVAAGVAGLLIGFPSLRVKGPYFSLITLVTPIILISVFRFFPDWTGGELGLVSVGAVENFGAIGPIPSPGVDPYAGYYLALFVFLFALALFVAITRSDAGMVFTAIRADEISVAATGKNPAKFKLFAFVVSGLVGGFAGAMYGHSVGGFNVSELLALLISIEVIIAAILGGIGTITGAAVGGLFFYLLRVFIRNLDTVTVPFTGAEIELVIPLLDVAVGEIYFLLFGIVTFAFLFYLPEGIVPRVVGEWRARSEPQSGEAVADGGTSRGERVVESWTDDLRELFGGDRR, from the coding sequence ATGTCCGGACAGGCACGATCCGGTTCGAAGTCGTGGGCCGACATCCTCAACCCGGTCGAGATGCAGCGACACCAGCAGGTCGGGCTCCTCGGAATCCTCGCGCTCTTCGTCCTTCCGGTGGTTCTCCCGGCCATCTACGCCATCTACCTCGCATCGGCGCTGTTCTTTGCGACGTTCGTGATGAGCTGGGACTTCGTCTCGGGGTACACCGGCGAGATATCGTTCGGTCACGGCCTCTTCTTCGGGGTCGGCGGCTACGCCTCGGGGATGTTGAACCTCCACGTCGGTATCGACCCCTGGATCGCCGCACCGCTCGGCGCCGTCGCGGCCGGCGTGGCCGGCCTGCTCATCGGCTTCCCGTCGCTGCGCGTGAAGGGACCGTACTTCTCGCTCATCACGCTCGTGACGCCGATCATCCTCATCTCGGTGTTCCGGTTCTTCCCGGACTGGACCGGCGGGGAACTCGGCCTCGTAAGCGTCGGTGCCGTCGAAAACTTCGGCGCGATCGGCCCGATACCGTCGCCGGGAGTCGATCCCTACGCGGGGTACTACCTCGCGCTGTTCGTGTTCCTGTTCGCGCTGGCGCTGTTCGTCGCCATCACCCGCTCCGACGCGGGGATGGTGTTCACCGCCATCCGGGCCGACGAGATCTCGGTCGCGGCGACCGGGAAGAACCCCGCGAAGTTCAAGCTGTTCGCCTTCGTCGTCTCGGGACTGGTCGGCGGCTTCGCGGGCGCGATGTACGGCCACAGCGTCGGTGGCTTCAACGTCTCGGAGCTACTGGCGCTCCTTATCAGCATCGAGGTCATCATCGCCGCCATCCTCGGCGGCATCGGCACCATCACCGGCGCTGCGGTCGGTGGCCTGTTTTTCTACCTGCTTCGAGTGTTCATCCGGAACCTCGATACGGTTACCGTCCCGTTCACCGGCGCCGAAATCGAGCTGGTCATCCCGCTTCTCGACGTGGCGGTCGGGGAGATCTACTTCCTCCTGTTCGGCATCGTGACGTTCGCCTTCCTGTTCTACCTGCCGGAGGGCATCGTCCCCCGAGTGGTGGGAGAGTGGCGTGCTCGCTCCGAACCGCAGTCCGGTGAAGCCGTCGCCGACGGCGGCACGTCTCGTGGAGAGCGGGTCGTCGAATCCTGGACCGACGACCTCCGGGAGCTGTTCGGGGGTGACCGCCGATGA
- a CDS encoding ABC transporter ATP-binding protein has protein sequence MSSEAQSGGPDPTAESADGTRAFDPDDGALVVDSLTKRFGGLIAVDDLSFAVEEREILGFIGPNGAGKSTTFNCITGRYPPTEGTVYYRGEDVTGLPAYEMVGKGLARTFQEFRPFEDRTVLANVQTALVPDRLFSTRGLRGETRTEAIELCERVGLAEEMYRMPAELPHAGMLRLELARAMATDPDMLLVDEPFAGLADNEIGRVSTLLEELREEGTTLVVVDHNMRGLLELIDRAIVINFGELLAEGTPEEIRENPEVQKAYLGGESA, from the coding sequence ATGAGCAGCGAAGCGCAGTCGGGGGGTCCCGATCCGACTGCCGAGAGCGCGGACGGCACACGGGCGTTCGACCCCGACGACGGCGCCCTCGTCGTCGACAGTCTCACCAAGCGATTCGGTGGGTTGATCGCCGTCGACGACCTCTCCTTCGCCGTCGAAGAACGGGAGATCCTCGGCTTCATCGGGCCGAACGGTGCGGGCAAGTCGACGACGTTCAACTGCATCACCGGCCGCTACCCGCCGACCGAGGGGACGGTGTACTACCGCGGCGAGGACGTCACCGGCCTGCCGGCCTACGAGATGGTTGGCAAGGGCCTCGCGCGGACGTTCCAGGAGTTCCGACCCTTCGAGGACCGGACCGTCCTCGCCAACGTCCAGACGGCACTGGTCCCCGACCGGCTGTTCTCCACGCGCGGGCTGCGCGGGGAGACCCGTACGGAGGCGATCGAGCTCTGCGAGCGGGTCGGTTTGGCCGAGGAGATGTACCGGATGCCGGCCGAACTTCCCCACGCGGGGATGCTTCGGCTGGAACTCGCCCGTGCGATGGCGACCGATCCCGATATGCTGCTCGTCGACGAGCCGTTCGCGGGGCTGGCGGACAACGAGATCGGCCGGGTTTCGACTCTGCTGGAGGAGCTCCGCGAGGAGGGGACGACGCTGGTCGTCGTCGACCACAACATGCGCGGCCTGCTCGAACTCATCGACCGGGCCATCGTCATCAACTTCGGCGAGTTGCTCGCGGAGGGAACCCCCGAGGAGATCCGGGAGAACCCGGAGGTCCAGAAGGCGTATCTCGGCGGCGAATCCGCCTGA
- a CDS encoding enoyl-CoA hydratase/isomerase family protein — protein MSDAIRLDIDDGVATLTLNRPDNRNALSAEMSSAIVDAVEEVEAHDDARCLVVEGKEGTFCAGGDVNAMVELMSGAAELHEAVERIQHETHRAVQRVAEFHLPTIAKVDGVAYGAGANLAIAADITLASDDAKLSFGFRQVGLAIDSGTSYLLPRQVGVSKAKELVFTGEMLDADEAAELGLFNHVYEEDFEEQAAAFVEPIADGPTVALRHSKKLIEQGMNASLKDALDNEAASQAAVFATEDHEEGANAFMEGRPPEFEGR, from the coding sequence ATGAGCGACGCAATACGTCTCGATATCGACGACGGCGTGGCGACGCTGACGCTGAATCGGCCGGACAACCGCAACGCCTTGAGCGCCGAGATGTCGAGTGCGATCGTCGACGCCGTCGAGGAGGTGGAGGCTCACGACGACGCCCGCTGTCTCGTCGTCGAGGGCAAGGAGGGAACCTTCTGTGCCGGCGGGGACGTCAACGCGATGGTCGAGTTGATGAGCGGCGCCGCGGAGCTTCACGAGGCCGTCGAGCGCATCCAACACGAGACCCACCGGGCCGTCCAGCGGGTCGCGGAGTTTCACCTCCCCACGATAGCGAAGGTCGACGGCGTCGCCTACGGCGCCGGTGCGAACCTCGCCATCGCCGCCGACATCACGCTGGCCTCCGACGACGCGAAGCTCTCCTTCGGCTTCCGGCAGGTCGGTCTCGCCATCGACTCCGGCACCTCCTACCTCCTGCCCCGACAGGTCGGCGTCAGCAAGGCCAAGGAACTCGTCTTCACCGGGGAGATGCTCGACGCCGACGAAGCCGCCGAGTTGGGCCTGTTCAACCACGTCTACGAGGAGGACTTCGAAGAGCAGGCCGCCGCGTTCGTCGAACCCATCGCGGACGGGCCGACGGTCGCGTTGCGGCACTCCAAGAAGCTCATCGAGCAGGGGATGAACGCCTCGCTGAAGGACGCCCTGGACAACGAGGCCGCCTCTCAGGCCGCCGTCTTCGCCACCGAGGACCACGAGGAGGGCGCCAACGCGTTCATGGAGGGCCGACCCCCGGAGTTCGAGGGCCGGTAG